From Nicotiana tabacum cultivar K326 chromosome 20, ASM71507v2, whole genome shotgun sequence, one genomic window encodes:
- the LOC107827910 gene encoding two-component response regulator ARR2 isoform X1 has translation MSSIKFPTLRLLVVDDDPTCLKILENMLKKCHYEVTTCNRAEVALSLLRENKNEFHLVISDVHMPDMDGFKLLEHIGLEMDLPVIMMSADDSKNVVMKGVIHGAHDYLIKPVRIEALKNIWQHVVRKNKDEWKGKVFDQSESVEDGEWPQEPPEDVEHSSSANEGNLKRSKKRKEEDETVERDDMVALKKARVLWSAELHEKFLQAVNQLGMDRAVPKKILELMNVPWLKREHVASHLQKYRLLLKKSMGVPQHPSGLNYSFIGHSEATFGTPLNGQLPAQSLATLWGAALGQSATKSSLHVPLVDQGNHFSFENPKLRFQTQQQLNNSNKQVNLLYGIPTTVEPKQSLRNGIVDNARGDIYNQASQAYSAVDFSLNQNMQLRGSSFPASGNSAMSTLATKGMLKEEVNTDIRGSRGFSPNDDSFSGLYQQTKQDWCLQNVGSTFDTSYHSSIQHRISSMDKSGQNTNAPIAEAVLSSGQETGHVNLMGGSQLNSLLEGEPFGQEDLMSAFFEQQQSIGTVETAFGDDDDPLDNLLM, from the exons ATGTCCTCCATCAAGTTTCCGACTTTACGATTACTGGTTGTAGATGATGATCCTACTTGTCTCAAAATCTTGGAAAATATGCTTAAGAAGTGCCACTACGAAG TGACCACGTGTAATCGAGCAGAGGTTGCATTGTCATTGCTACGCGAAAACAAAAACGAATTTCACTTGGTTATAAGTGATGTCCACATGCCAGACATGGATGGTTTTAAGCTTCTTGAGCACATTGGTTTGGAGATGGACCTGCCTGTTATAA TGATGTCCGCGGATGATAGTAAAAATGTGGTTATGAAAGGTGTGATTCATGGTGCACATGATTATCTGATCAAACCAGTACGCATTGAGGCGCTGAAGAACATTTGGCAGCACGTGGTTCGAAAAAATAAGGACGAGTGGAAGGGCAAGGTTTTTGATCAATCAGAAAGTGTAGAAGATGGAGAATGGCCACAGGAACCACCAGAAGATGTTGAGCACTCATCTTCAGCTAATGAAGGGAACTTGAAAAGGtcgaagaaaagaaaggaggaaGATGAAACTGTAGAAAGGGATGATATGGTCGCGTTGAAGAAAGCACGTGTTCTTTGGTCAGCGGAGCTTCATGAAAAATTTCTACAAGCTGTTAATCAACTCGGAATGGACA GAGCTGTTCCCAAGAAAATTCTGGAACTGATGAATGTTCCTTGGCTAAAAAGAGAACATGTTGCTAGCCATCTTCAG AAATATCGGCTGTTACTAAAGAAGTCGATGGGTGTACCACAACATCCGAGTGGACTGAATTATTCTTTCATCGGACACTCAGAAGCAACCTTTGGGACACCGCTTAACGGTCAACTTCCTGCACAAAGTCTTGCTACCCTCTGGGGAGCGGCATTGGGTCAGTCTGCAACAAAATCGTCCTTACATGTTCCCCTGGTAGACCAAGGAAACCATTTTAGCTTTGAAAATCCCAAGTTGAGATTTCAAACTCAGCAACAGCTGAACAATAGCAATAAGCAAGTTAACTTGCTTTACGGAATCCCAACAACCGTGGAACCAAAGCAGTCCTTACggaatggtattgtggacaatgcaCGAGGTGATATATACAATCAGGCTTCACAGGCATATTCAGCAGTAGATTTCTCATTGAACCAAAACATGCAGTTGCGAGGAAGCAGCTTTCCCGCGAGTGGCAATTCAGCAATGTCCACTCTGGCAACAAAAGGGATGCTTAAGGAAGAGGTTAACACTGACATTAGAGGATCTAGAGGGTTCTCTCCTAACGACGATAGTTTCAGCGGATTGTATCAGCAAACGAAACAGGACTGGTGTCTACAGAATGTTGGATCAACCTTTGATACCTCTTATCATTCTAGTATACAACATCGGATTTCTTCAATGGACAAGAGTGGACAGAACACAAATGCTCCTATTGCGGAAGCAGTTCTCTCTAGCGGGCAAGAAACTGGACACGTTAATCTTATGGGCGGATCGCAACTTAACTCACTTCTTGAAGGTGAGCCATTTGGACAGGAGGACCTCATGAGTGCCTTTTTCGAGCAG CAACAAAGCATTGGAACAGTTGAAACTGCGTTTGGCGATGATGACGATCCATTAGACAATCTTCTAATGTAA
- the LOC107827910 gene encoding two-component response regulator ARR2 isoform X3: protein MTTCNRAEVALSLLRENKNEFHLVISDVHMPDMDGFKLLEHIGLEMDLPVIMMSADDSKNVVMKGVIHGAHDYLIKPVRIEALKNIWQHVVRKNKDEWKGKVFDQSESVEDGEWPQEPPEDVEHSSSANEGNLKRSKKRKEEDETVERDDMVALKKARVLWSAELHEKFLQAVNQLGMDRAVPKKILELMNVPWLKREHVASHLQKYRLLLKKSMGVPQHPSGLNYSFIGHSEATFGTPLNGQLPAQSLATLWGAALGQSATKSSLHVPLVDQGNHFSFENPKLRFQTQQQLNNSNKQVNLLYGIPTTVEPKQSLRNGIVDNARGDIYNQASQAYSAVDFSLNQNMQLRGSSFPASGNSAMSTLATKGMLKEEVNTDIRGSRGFSPNDDSFSGLYQQTKQDWCLQNVGSTFDTSYHSSIQHRISSMDKSGQNTNAPIAEAVLSSGQETGHVNLMGGSQLNSLLEGEPFGQEDLMSAFFEQQQSIGTVETAFGDDDDPLDNLLM, encoded by the exons A TGACCACGTGTAATCGAGCAGAGGTTGCATTGTCATTGCTACGCGAAAACAAAAACGAATTTCACTTGGTTATAAGTGATGTCCACATGCCAGACATGGATGGTTTTAAGCTTCTTGAGCACATTGGTTTGGAGATGGACCTGCCTGTTATAA TGATGTCCGCGGATGATAGTAAAAATGTGGTTATGAAAGGTGTGATTCATGGTGCACATGATTATCTGATCAAACCAGTACGCATTGAGGCGCTGAAGAACATTTGGCAGCACGTGGTTCGAAAAAATAAGGACGAGTGGAAGGGCAAGGTTTTTGATCAATCAGAAAGTGTAGAAGATGGAGAATGGCCACAGGAACCACCAGAAGATGTTGAGCACTCATCTTCAGCTAATGAAGGGAACTTGAAAAGGtcgaagaaaagaaaggaggaaGATGAAACTGTAGAAAGGGATGATATGGTCGCGTTGAAGAAAGCACGTGTTCTTTGGTCAGCGGAGCTTCATGAAAAATTTCTACAAGCTGTTAATCAACTCGGAATGGACA GAGCTGTTCCCAAGAAAATTCTGGAACTGATGAATGTTCCTTGGCTAAAAAGAGAACATGTTGCTAGCCATCTTCAG AAATATCGGCTGTTACTAAAGAAGTCGATGGGTGTACCACAACATCCGAGTGGACTGAATTATTCTTTCATCGGACACTCAGAAGCAACCTTTGGGACACCGCTTAACGGTCAACTTCCTGCACAAAGTCTTGCTACCCTCTGGGGAGCGGCATTGGGTCAGTCTGCAACAAAATCGTCCTTACATGTTCCCCTGGTAGACCAAGGAAACCATTTTAGCTTTGAAAATCCCAAGTTGAGATTTCAAACTCAGCAACAGCTGAACAATAGCAATAAGCAAGTTAACTTGCTTTACGGAATCCCAACAACCGTGGAACCAAAGCAGTCCTTACggaatggtattgtggacaatgcaCGAGGTGATATATACAATCAGGCTTCACAGGCATATTCAGCAGTAGATTTCTCATTGAACCAAAACATGCAGTTGCGAGGAAGCAGCTTTCCCGCGAGTGGCAATTCAGCAATGTCCACTCTGGCAACAAAAGGGATGCTTAAGGAAGAGGTTAACACTGACATTAGAGGATCTAGAGGGTTCTCTCCTAACGACGATAGTTTCAGCGGATTGTATCAGCAAACGAAACAGGACTGGTGTCTACAGAATGTTGGATCAACCTTTGATACCTCTTATCATTCTAGTATACAACATCGGATTTCTTCAATGGACAAGAGTGGACAGAACACAAATGCTCCTATTGCGGAAGCAGTTCTCTCTAGCGGGCAAGAAACTGGACACGTTAATCTTATGGGCGGATCGCAACTTAACTCACTTCTTGAAGGTGAGCCATTTGGACAGGAGGACCTCATGAGTGCCTTTTTCGAGCAG CAACAAAGCATTGGAACAGTTGAAACTGCGTTTGGCGATGATGACGATCCATTAGACAATCTTCTAATGTAA
- the LOC107827910 gene encoding two-component response regulator ARR2 isoform X2 has translation MSSIKFPTLRLLVVDDDPTCLKILENMLKKCHYEVTTCNRAEVALSLLRENKNEFHLVISDVHMPDMDGFKLLEHIGLEMDLPVIMMSADDSKNVVMKGVIHGAHDYLIKPVRIEALKNIWQHVVRKNKDEWKGKVFDQSESVEDGEWPQEPPEDVEHSSSANEGNLKRSKKRKEEDETVERDDMVALKKARVLWSAELHEKFLQAVNQLGMDRAVPKKILELMNVPWLKREHVASHLQKYRLLLKKSMGVPQHPSGLNYSFIGHSEATFGTPLNGQLPAQSLATLWGAALGQSATKSSLHVPLVDQGNHFSFENPKLRFQTQQQLNNSNKQVNLLYGIPTTVEPKQSLRNGIVDNARGDIYNQASQAYSAVDFSLNQNMQLRGSSFPASGNSAMSTLATKGMLKEEVNTDIRGSRGFSPNDDSFSGLYQQTKQDWCLQNVGSTFDTSYHSSIQHRISSMDKSGQNTNAPIAEAVLSSGQETGHVNLMGGSQLNSLLEATKHWNS, from the exons ATGTCCTCCATCAAGTTTCCGACTTTACGATTACTGGTTGTAGATGATGATCCTACTTGTCTCAAAATCTTGGAAAATATGCTTAAGAAGTGCCACTACGAAG TGACCACGTGTAATCGAGCAGAGGTTGCATTGTCATTGCTACGCGAAAACAAAAACGAATTTCACTTGGTTATAAGTGATGTCCACATGCCAGACATGGATGGTTTTAAGCTTCTTGAGCACATTGGTTTGGAGATGGACCTGCCTGTTATAA TGATGTCCGCGGATGATAGTAAAAATGTGGTTATGAAAGGTGTGATTCATGGTGCACATGATTATCTGATCAAACCAGTACGCATTGAGGCGCTGAAGAACATTTGGCAGCACGTGGTTCGAAAAAATAAGGACGAGTGGAAGGGCAAGGTTTTTGATCAATCAGAAAGTGTAGAAGATGGAGAATGGCCACAGGAACCACCAGAAGATGTTGAGCACTCATCTTCAGCTAATGAAGGGAACTTGAAAAGGtcgaagaaaagaaaggaggaaGATGAAACTGTAGAAAGGGATGATATGGTCGCGTTGAAGAAAGCACGTGTTCTTTGGTCAGCGGAGCTTCATGAAAAATTTCTACAAGCTGTTAATCAACTCGGAATGGACA GAGCTGTTCCCAAGAAAATTCTGGAACTGATGAATGTTCCTTGGCTAAAAAGAGAACATGTTGCTAGCCATCTTCAG AAATATCGGCTGTTACTAAAGAAGTCGATGGGTGTACCACAACATCCGAGTGGACTGAATTATTCTTTCATCGGACACTCAGAAGCAACCTTTGGGACACCGCTTAACGGTCAACTTCCTGCACAAAGTCTTGCTACCCTCTGGGGAGCGGCATTGGGTCAGTCTGCAACAAAATCGTCCTTACATGTTCCCCTGGTAGACCAAGGAAACCATTTTAGCTTTGAAAATCCCAAGTTGAGATTTCAAACTCAGCAACAGCTGAACAATAGCAATAAGCAAGTTAACTTGCTTTACGGAATCCCAACAACCGTGGAACCAAAGCAGTCCTTACggaatggtattgtggacaatgcaCGAGGTGATATATACAATCAGGCTTCACAGGCATATTCAGCAGTAGATTTCTCATTGAACCAAAACATGCAGTTGCGAGGAAGCAGCTTTCCCGCGAGTGGCAATTCAGCAATGTCCACTCTGGCAACAAAAGGGATGCTTAAGGAAGAGGTTAACACTGACATTAGAGGATCTAGAGGGTTCTCTCCTAACGACGATAGTTTCAGCGGATTGTATCAGCAAACGAAACAGGACTGGTGTCTACAGAATGTTGGATCAACCTTTGATACCTCTTATCATTCTAGTATACAACATCGGATTTCTTCAATGGACAAGAGTGGACAGAACACAAATGCTCCTATTGCGGAAGCAGTTCTCTCTAGCGGGCAAGAAACTGGACACGTTAATCTTATGGGCGGATCGCAACTTAACTCACTTCTTGAAG CAACAAAGCATTGGAACAGTTGA